The genomic interval ACATTCCTTAAGGGAGCacatatttttacatattttgtaaTAAGAAAACTGTCGCTCCCAGATGGCTGCCTGCGATTACTGCTGGTATTCTTACTGGTGAGGCCCTAAAAAACAAATTAATTGTAGTCTGTTTTACGGCATGCAAGCAATAAGCCATCATAGGACACTCGTAAAGTAAACTTGCCCAAAAGATAATTTACCACGCACCTTAAAACCACAAAATCGATTAACCTTAATAAGAGAAAACAGCTGGCAACAATACAATTACCACTTAGAAACAAAAGATCCTCATCATGTAGCCATTTTAACAGGCAGATTCAGTATCCTAATCTTTTTCTCGAGAGTCGGCTTGTTTTAGTGTTCCATTCACTTCATATGTTCAGTTTCTACCTCTCAACACATCAATATCTGATCCTCGGAGTCTATATCTCTTGCACTCTCTTTCTCCCTGGTTCTTATATTTCCCGACTGCCTCAAGGTGCATCTAACCACCTCTCACAAATAATTTAGTCTGTAAGCTCTCACGTGCGGTGCCCTTGCCTGCCTTTCTATCACTGCCTATTCATTTTAACAGTTACAAGTCTCAGGCTCTATTGCTTGTCATCCGGAGCTAGTGCTGTAAGTATGTCATCATGGACAAATATACGATTCCCGCTTGAAACTATTTACTGAAATAGAAATCTCAGCGTAAGGGCTAAGCATTATAAGGGTCTAGAAATTATATATAATGTGGGCAGAATGTTAAATCAGTGGGTAACAcaattgccttgcagcactggggtcctgggttctaaTCTGACATTTATTTGGAGATTGTGTGCCCTCTCTATAAATTCATGGGTCTCTGTGAGGTATGCCAGTTTCTTCTCATACTTTAAACGTATAGTCTATTTGCCCTAGTTTGTGCATAATATGAAGGTATTCTGCAAAATAAATGATCACAATTATTCAAAATATAACCCAAATGGATGTCTGCAAATAAGAAGTATACTGTACATAGAGGGTGAGTTAAAAGTCAGGAACCAGCAAAATATCTAACCAAATAAAGGTGGTTACTGTTAGACTGATCATTATCATTAATAAATAGACCAATGGTTGTACCCATACTATGTGCTATCTTATACCACCAACATATAGAAAACTGCCTTCTTGAATATATCTGTTATATGCTCCCCTATTTAAGATTGTAAGAAATAAAGCAGTGGACTCATAACAGCCACTGATGTATTAATTACTGGTGAGAAGTCCCGGGGAGAATGGAGGGAGCATTAGGCTCATATATACCGTACAGCCATAACATTGAAACCACTTAACAAAAATTGTGTAGGTCCCTCTTAtgtcaccaaaacagctctgacccgtcaaGACATGGACTCCACATGACTCTGAAAGGTGTCCTATAACGACAGATCCTTTAGGCCCTATAAATTGCGAGCTGGGGCCTCCATAGATGAGATTTGTATTTCCAGCACATCACACAGATGCTCGATCAAattaaaatctgcagaatttggAGGGCAAGTCAGCACTGGAGATGAACGAATCAATTCTATACAGATCCAATTTGTTACGAAGTTAGCGAGTCTGAAGCTTTTGGGATTCGTCCTGCACGAATTACTCAAAACTAAAGATTACAATTACAGATCACCAAAGACGAGAAGACAGAGAAGAAAGATCACATGACCCCGGGCACCAGCCAGGCagacttccccataatgccttgcaggcagtccTTTCCTCTAGCACAGCCGATCATGAGAGGTATAGGTATGAGTCATtaatgacagtcatatgagtcatagccactataaatagCCCAACCAGGAAATTATGCTTTGTGGGGATACAAATAGGAGaaagaggacgtcagacagagagtgagaaatggtaaaacacagaatacagatagatagtgcattaatgtcagtgagtgtgtttcatagggagaagagaatagatacttagatttacaataatttgatagagagatagattttagagagcGATAGGAGTCAAACAGTGTCAATGTGTTAGTTAAATACAGAAGGGAAAGAAAAAGGGGAAAAGGAAACAACACATAAATGTCTCACAGAAGCAGGtcctagctctgggacccacacctatctcccaAATGGGCGTCACCCGATCCCCATCCCTCCTGGTGAGGCTAAGCTATTTCTATAACTCCTATATAAATGAACAGAGAGAGCCAAGcatatgagtgtatgacgctgaccatagggatccttttagatccttatgtgctgtcttatactaacacattaacgttactgaagtgtttagacagtgaacaaacattccacgggatgtctattcacaatccctgcacttcgttaatgtttctgtggtagttacagcagagcaagtgtaatctcgctgtaacctgtcatttacagtgtgatctcgcgagattacgcttgctctgctgtaactaccacagaaacattaacgaagtgcagggattgtgaatagacatcccgtggaatgtctattcactgtctaaacacttcagtatagttacagcacatactgatctaaaaggatccctatgcgctgactaaatgaatggagagaagtgtatgaccctgattggtcagcgtcatacactcctctgtacaacgcccacttggtcaatagtaaaacacgcccagttgtccattgagaaactcattagcataaagctaaaatctctaataaagtggtgaaaatagatcgttttttaaaaataaaaagcactgctgtcacctacattatagcgctgatctccttatgtaggagatagggcacttataatgtgctgacagagcctctttaaagcgcaTAGTGAGATATTTTCAACTTTCCTAGTCAAGTTGTGCAAGTATAGGCACAACCCTACTGCTTGGCATTGATGTCAGTTGCAAGGTTTCTATGGATGCCGGCTGCCACTCGCTGCTATCCTTCGGGTAGCATGCCTTGTACCCGGGGAGAATGAATCATTCAAGAGAAGGCAGGAAAAATTTGCAGCTTTTCGGGTCACGACGTCTGGCAGATAAGTATTGACAGGCGCCGTGACCCGAATGCTGTAAATTTTTCCTGCCTTCTCTTGAAtagtgtgttagttaggcaggcacaggcagccattactgtaagtgagtgctgctgcagctatacaattcttacattaatttgtgaatcaccaatcttcatcacattattcacaaatcttcttcaataattTTAATTCTGGTGCTGCATACATGCCACTGCCTTCTGGCATGGACGTCACAAACAGCTTTTTAAAAAGCCATTGTTTCTTTCGATaacaacgtgtgtgtgtgtgtgtgtatataaacatCGGCAGACATCTGTTACCAAAAAAGGATAATTTTTGGACGATTTTTTAAAGGCATAGaagtgcagtgtgtttttaaacaggctgttaCCATCCGTTTACCCACAGTCTTATatatcactttgacattactaaagcTGTCTTGGcgataaagagcttgaaaggggttggatacagtcctagaaaacCTAAGAGTGACATACACAACCTTTCAGGGCATTCGGGGGACCCTTTTAATTCACACCGAATTTATTCAAACTGAATCTAATCTGATGGCCAGTTCAATAAAACTGGACCCAAAGCTTATTTTGGGAAATTCCCTCATCTCtgatcaacaccttgaactctttgtcatgatcCCAAAACCATTCCTGAAAAATGTTTGCAGTGTAGCGGGGGGCGCATGGTTTTGTGAATAAATGTAATTTCCTTTTATCTCAATGTTATTATGTTATCATGTCACTGTATTACAGTTATTTTATGAACACTGCTAAACATGTTTGTAGATGAATAGAGAAATGCAATAAAAGTATTCCTGTGGGACATTCTTACCCAACAGTTAATACAATTACAGACAACAGTACAGAAAATAGAAGGGGGAGGGGCTGCTGGAGGACTACATTTTATACTACAAATGAAAAATATCATTGGAAGCTGTATCATAGTCATTAATTATTATTGTAATTAGAAAATGTAATAAACTGCAGGGATAATATTAACATTATTCTTTATAAGAACCATGAAACAATGATATCAAAAGTCAATTACAATTAAAGAATTGTAAAAATGGGCTCACAAAAGATATTGTGAACAATGATAGTGACAAGACAAAGTGGTCAATCTATGGTAACCACATATGCTCTTCAAGTCAGAACCAGCACCATGCTGAGATCTttccttcttaaaaaaaaaaccctgctcaGGTATTTTCAGCtttctttaggcctcatgcacacgaccgtggtgttattctggtccgcaaattccaggaccgtgttccgtggaatgtcatccgtatgtaatccgcagttcatccgtatgtaatccgcaaaaatgcggatgaaaaaaaaaaaaaaattttaaacaggatgccaaaagcttggtcaaaccccctttagaaggtcacatgatcgctctggagccatttcctgctgcatttttcctgatctttgctttgtgcgagttcagtgagattgcgctgctgatatagctgtggtttttgtcagttttactcactgcgaacatgtcttctgatgatgtggatgatgtactcctgcactggctcctctccaggcgatttggacagcaaccaccaatgctggacgaagaaccgaggaggaggaggagatattgggttcaccccattatctcacaacggcttaggaaggggcattttaacatgctgtactcagacctgcggcagcacccggacaagttcctcagctactgccgtatgtccgtgcaaacttttgactgtctgctggcggaccttcgtcctggactgatcttccaggacaccaccatgagacgttgcatttctccagaggaacgcctgatcgtcactctgaggtaagaaaacctaaatccccttctacgacatgtctctaccctgcaaacaatattagtatacttgtcccctgttcatattgccgccttgccaccgtgttgcagatatttttcctgtctgtgcatattttgttatatatttttttttttttgttttttacagatttcttgctaccggcaactcctttgcatcgctacatttccagtttctgctggggtgctccactatttcgaagattgtcaagcttacctgcgaagtcatctggcagcaacttcgagcagcagttatgccaaagcccaagccagaggactggattcggattgccgatgtcttcttccaatcagcacagtttcccaactgtgttggtgcgctagatggtaagcacatccgcgtaaaaaagcctgctcactcagggtctcagtatttcaattataagcagtttttctcggtggtgctgttggccttggctgacagtgactatcggtttataattgtcgatattggggcctatggaagctctgcggatgctggcatcttcagggcttccagaatgggtgaacgtctagcatctaaccagcttgaccttccggaacctagacagcttccaggatctacaggaccaccagcaccctttgtcattgtgggtgatgaaggtttcggactgtcccctcacctgatgcgtccattccctaggcgtggcttagatgaacagaggcgcatttttaactaccgccttacacgtgcaagacggtatgtggagtgcgcctttggaattctaagcagcaagtggcgtgtgttccagagctccattcagatgaatcctgaaaatgtgacaaaggttatacaagcgtgtgttgtcctccacaattttctgagaattcatgagtcggcagtggacgcagagctgaaccatttctctactaattacatccctttggactacacaccacatagaagacctggagtgtctggactggcagtccgtaatttgtatacagactattttgtatcacctgagggagcagttccttggcaaagggatgtgcttcgtctgccaaattaaaatttgagagggactgttgtatttccggtttatgttacaaatgttagtagttaaagttgcagtagtagagtagggactcgcaagagaatgaggacccttgacgcgggttgcgagctaatgtatttctgtatttttttttttaattctttattaattaaaaaaaaaaaataagcgattatttgcatttggcagaaatgcagaccaatacctcattatgttttgcaataataataaagacaaacacataattaactataaacttattttatttcttgcataaaatagtgtcaacaaacataaacaaaactatgttatataagtaaattataaattgtagaaggattgcgaaggtgcaggttcatgatgtggtcgtggaactgactccccctgctgcatgtgcccatactgttgctgagaaggtcctggcatgccataaactgaacgatcgtcactgaatagcggcattgagtctacatatgacggatgctggatgccttgcgcggttgctgcaggtgctggagggacagagttgaaggtgcttgcatcacacccccgtctatgaaactcgatggcctgatgcattgcacgtgggtcaggatgtgtcgcaaatatttccattagtgctgtttggcaccttatctgtctggaaattggcactcttttaagaatattagagagagcgcgacagaaggtgccctcttcagtttcagtagctcttttctccaagtgctctaatacacgcaagtcgacttcctgccttggctctgtacgtgttggacctttggcagaacgtcgacgtttacctcggggtgtaatttcttcgtccgcggcacagactggattatccactgttgttggttccgctgtcacaggagtggaagtggacctagcagtccccaaagctacgtcaggctcttcaatttgagtctcatcagagtcttgttcttcctccagattatccttggttctgtttgaaaatgaaaacataatgttagggaatttttgtagtaatttaacgtcatgtctacagctggccaaatacactatgtatgcatcactacatgcagagccctaactaggaaagacagggccgcatagcaaacttttgactggggccatccctccactgggtgtaacccccccccttgtagatagtgccttttttgctgcccccacccctgtagataacgccatacagccccacactgtacactgtatggcattatctaccggggtactatatggcgttatctatagggggactgtacggcgttatctagtgagggggctgtatgccgctaacgccatacaggcccccctccccgccccccggacaaatgccacctatagtgtgtcctacaaatacatgccttatcgctggcagcgatagggtgaaggggggactgaaagtccccttaagttctgccgtctgcacatctcccaaaaattgaaaggagcgctggttatgtatgcgcacaagcacgactttggctccattcattttgacggagctggcgaaagtacgaggtttgggatggagaagttcagggtactttctgtcccccgttctccctgtcaatgccagcgatcacacatgtatccccgattcagtggttaggggatacatgtctgttgtttaatgtcagagcggggagatacctccctgctcagccgtagtgttcagttgcgtcccgctgtagccgtcatagcggctgctagcggagcctccggacatggtggagtcccctcatgccgcggtccccgtagcactcgctacggctgctacagcggtacttacacaactggctacatgggcagactacaatgaacaaagtatataagcaatacttacgggccaacctgcattacatcaagaagaaacgaaagttgtttggtgtacatgtatggcttttttttcagacgtccgtctccgctcttccccttgtcatttatctcacgctttaattggtctcggcacgtgttccagcgtgttttgacgttttcgactatgatataaaataaaccaatcacagatcaacattttagaagagtacattactagatattaggaaatgttgtttattatatgaaaatgatgccgcaaacaaatctgcacctacatttgcatatttgacaggtaattccgacgttgcagaaactacagcagacttgccacgttttccatgtgcccacacgacagcgtccgtaacggctgaaatgacgttgctggtttcaggagaaaacatcacccgtaatttcagacgtaaaggcatgtgctggcgctttaacgcagcgtcctttacggacgtaattgattttcataggagcccatgaataacggctccaattatggcacaagaagtgacaggtcacttctttgacgcgggcgtctattgacgcgtaaatatacacgccgcttcaacacacaaacgtcagcccattgctttcactgggcagatgtttgtcaacgctattgcggcgtatttagcgtgcgtaatagaggtcaaacacccccgaattacgtccgtaattagtgtgtgggaacataccctcatagtgacatgtcacgttttgatcggtgctgttcagagccatgagacccccacaatctcacgtgcacttctgcagcttcatttcagcgattggtgggtgtttcagtgatccaaccgccaacaatcaaaacgtcaggcatgtcattatgacatgacaggagtactcagaaaccgcatcaaggtgtgaaacttacccatgcgcttcttttgcactttagttgccttctcccactcaggatgcacctcactgcagacctcctgccaggcaagatctttcatattcctgtctgcatattcttccacccgcttattccacagacagggcttgtgctggaccaggatgattagtttctcaacgtttattgaagccatgctgctctctgctgctctctgctgctctcatgcactgtctccagacttcacgacgacagaagtcattcccggtcgtcgcctagcaacacttccgcaaatccgcaaactgcggatgacacacggcggtgtatccgcaatttccacgggcccattgacttctattggcatgtccgcaccgcatttgcggcccataataagacatgtccggaatttctgcggcacggatgtgcggacatgcggagacccgtgaaaacacggatagtgtgtatgggcccatagaaatgaatgggtccgcaattctcccgtggatttgcgggggaattgcggacgcaaaaacacggtcgtgtgcatgaggccttaatcttcaTAATCATTGCTTGTGGATACAGTAGGTgctaaaaattttttgg from Rhinoderma darwinii isolate aRhiDar2 chromosome 3, aRhiDar2.hap1, whole genome shotgun sequence carries:
- the LOC142748164 gene encoding uncharacterized protein LOC142748164, producing MYTKQLSFLLDVMQVGPTKDNLEEEQDSDETQIEEPDVALGTARSTSTPVTAEPTTVDNPVCAADEEITPRGKRRRSAKGPTRTEPRQEVDLRVLEHLEKRATETEEGTFCRALSNILKRVPISRQIRCQTALMEIFATHPDPRAMHQAIEFHRRGCDASTFNSVPPAPAATAQGIQHPSYVDSMPLFSDDRSVYGMPGPSQQQYGHMQQGESVPRPHHEPAPSQSFYNL